The sequence CTCCTGACGTGCCTCACACGACCACCGCGCCTTCTCCGGCGGAACGGACGAGCTTCGCGTACCGGGAGAGGTATCCCTTCGCCACCTTCGGAGCGGGGGCCTTCCACCCTTTCCGCCGCCGCGCGAGTTCCGCCGCGGGGACGTCCAGGGAAAGCTTCCGCCTCGGGATGTCGAGGACGATCGGATCGCCTTCGCGCACCAGCGCGATCGGTCCCCCCTCCATCGCCTCCGGGGAGATGTGCCCGATGCAGGGGCCGTGCGTTCCGCCCGAGAACCGCCCGTCGGTGATCAGCGCGACCTTCGTCCCCAGCCCCATCCCCATGATCGCCGCCGTGGGGGAGAGCATTTCCCGCATTCCGGGACCGCCGCGGGGACCTTCGTAGCGGATGACCACGACCGATCCGGGGCGGATCCTGCCTCCCATGATCGCCGCCATCGCCGTTTCCTCGGAGTCGAACACGCGCGCCTTCCCCCGGAAGACGAACATCGACGGGTCGACCCCGGACTGCTTGACGACCGCGCCCCCGGGGGCGAGATTCCCCGTGAGGATCGCCAGCCCTCCCTCTTTCCGGACGGGGGCCTTGAGCGTCCGGATGATGCCGTCGTCCAGCACGCGCCCGCGCCGGGCGATCGCCGTGATCTCCTCCCCGGAGACGGTCGGGTTTTTCTTGAGGAACGGGAGGAGGCGGTTGAGGATCGCCGGGATCCCGCCCGAGTACTCCACGTCTTCCATCATGTGCGGCCCGCCGGGGGTCACCGTCGTGAGCTGCGGAGTTTCGCGGGAAAGCCGGTCGAACTCCGAAAGCGGCAGGTCGACCTCCGCTTCCCGCGCGATCGCAAGCAGGTGGAGCACCGAGTTGGAGGAACCGCCAAGCGCCAGGTCGACGCGGGTCGCGTTGGCGAAGGCCGCCTTCGTCAGGATCTTCCGCGCGGTTACGTTCCGGCGCACGAGTTCTACAACACGCACCCCGCTCGCATAGGCGATATGTCTCTTCTTCGACATCCCCGCGAGGGCCGTGGCGCATCCGGGGAGGGACATCCCCATCGTCTCGGTCAGGCACGCCATCGTGTTTGCGGTGTAGAGTCCCTGGCACGATCCCTCGCCGGGACACGCCTCCGCCTCGAGTATGGAAAGCTCCCCCGCGCCGATCTCGCCCCGCTGGAAGCGGCCGACCGCCTCGAAGGTGTCGGTGACCAGCGACAGGCGCCGGTTCCCGATCCGGCCCGAGTGCATCGGGCCCGCCGTCAGGACGATGCACGGGATGTCGAGCCGCGCCGCCGCCATCAGCATGCCGGGCGTGATCTTGTCGCAGTTCGTGAGAAGGACGAGGCCGTCGAGCGCGTGCGCCTC is a genomic window of Candidatus Deferrimicrobium sp. containing:
- the ilvD gene encoding dihydroxy-acid dehydratase, with protein sequence MRSDRTKKGLERMPHRALYCAAGVPQAAMGKPFIGLATSYTDLVPGHVGMRALERAVENGVHAGGGYPFLFGVPAVCDGIAMGHRGMHYSLPLREIVADLVESVAEAHALDGLVLLTNCDKITPGMLMAAARLDIPCIVLTAGPMHSGRIGNRRLSLVTDTFEAVGRFQRGEIGAGELSILEAEACPGEGSCQGLYTANTMACLTETMGMSLPGCATALAGMSKKRHIAYASGVRVVELVRRNVTARKILTKAAFANATRVDLALGGSSNSVLHLLAIAREAEVDLPLSEFDRLSRETPQLTTVTPGGPHMMEDVEYSGGIPAILNRLLPFLKKNPTVSGEEITAIARRGRVLDDGIIRTLKAPVRKEGGLAILTGNLAPGGAVVKQSGVDPSMFVFRGKARVFDSEETAMAAIMGGRIRPGSVVVIRYEGPRGGPGMREMLSPTAAIMGMGLGTKVALITDGRFSGGTHGPCIGHISPEAMEGGPIALVREGDPIVLDIPRRKLSLDVPAAELARRRKGWKAPAPKVAKGYLSRYAKLVRSAGEGAVVV